The following proteins come from a genomic window of Bos mutus isolate GX-2022 chromosome 23, NWIPB_WYAK_1.1, whole genome shotgun sequence:
- the LOC102279439 gene encoding histone H2B type 1-C/E/F/G/I, translating to MPEPAKSAPAPKKGSKKAVTKAQKKDGKKRKRSRKESYSVYVYKVLKQVHPDTGISSKAMGIMNSFVNDIFERIAGEASRLAHYNKRSTITSREIQTAVRLLLPGELAKHAVSEGTKAVTKYTSSK from the coding sequence ATGCCTGAGCCAGCCAAGTCCGCTCCTGCCCCGAAAAAGGGCTCCAAGAAGGCAGTGACCAAGGCCCAGAAGAAAGATGGGAAGAAGCGCAAGCGCAGCCGCAAGGAGAGCTATTCTGTGTATgtgtacaaggtgctgaagcaGGTCCACCCGGACACTGGCATCTCGTCCAAGGCCATGggcatcatgaactccttcgtcAACGACATCTTCGAGCGTATTGCGGGCGAGGCATCGCGCCTGGCGCATTACAACAAGCGCTCAACCATCACCTCCAGGGAGATCCAGACGGCTGTGCGCCTGCTGTTGCCCGGGGAGTTGGCCAAACACGCCGTGTCCGAGGGTAccaaggctgtcaccaagtacaCCAGCTCCAAGTAA
- the H2AC6 gene encoding histone H2A type 1-C: protein MSGRGKQGGKARAKAKSRSSRAGLQFPVGRVHRLLRKGNYAERVGAGAPVYLAAVLEYLTAEILELAGNAARDNKKTRIIPRHLQLAIRNDEELNKLLGRVTIAQGGVLPNIQAVLLPKKTESHHKAKGK, encoded by the coding sequence ATGTCTGGACGTGGCAAACAAGGAGGTAAGGCGCGAGCAAAGGCCAAGTCTCGTTCTTCGCGGGCGGGGCTCCAGTTCCCGGTGGGGAGAGTCCATCGTCTACTACGTAAGGGCAATTACGCCGAGCGTGTAGGCGCTGGGGCCCCGGTGTATCTGGCGGCGGTGTTGGAGTACCTGACGGCCGAGATCTTGGAGCTGGCGGGCAACGCGGCGCGCGACAACAAGAAGACCCGTATCATCCCGCGCCATTTACAGCTGGCCATCCGCAACGACGAGGAGCTCAACAAGCTGCTGGGTCGTGTGACCATCGCTCAGGGTGGTGTGCTGCCTAACATCCAGGCGGTGCTGCTGCCAAAGAAAACCGAGAGTCACCATAAGGCCAAGGGCAAGTAA